One part of the Arabidopsis thaliana chromosome 4, partial sequence genome encodes these proteins:
- a CDS encoding Calmodulin-binding protein (Calmodulin-binding protein; CONTAINS InterPro DOMAIN/s: Calmodulin binding protein-like (InterPro:IPR012416); BEST Arabidopsis thaliana protein match is: Calmodulin-binding protein (TAIR:AT2G24300.2); Has 354 Blast hits to 312 proteins in 18 species: Archae - 0; Bacteria - 0; Metazoa - 3; Fungi - 0; Plants - 351; Viruses - 0; Other Eukaryotes - 0 (source: NCBI BLink).) translates to MENSMNNRGHGHNQEHADNLPESKRQKLPALASVIVEAVKVDSLQRLCSSLEPLFRRIVSEEVERAISRLENSKSTSRSTEPNKIQGLDGRNLQLRFRTRMPPHLFTGGKVEGEQGSAIHVVLIDANTGNVIQTGEESMTKLNIVVLDGDFNDEDDKDWTREHFESFEVKEREGKRPILTGDRHVIIKEGVGTLGKLTFTDNSSWIRSRKFRLGVKPATGFHIREAKTEPFAVKDHRGELYKKHYPPVLHDEVWRLDKIAKDGALHKKLLKSNIVTVEDFLQILMKDPQKLRSLLGSGMSNRMWDNTVEHAKTCVLGGKLYAYYTDQTHQTAVVFNHIYEFQGLIANGHFLSSESLNHDQKISADTLVKTAYENWHKVVEYGGKLLNCLPVAKKGIKSLPEPKMAQNHQTQQKALQCQQTVNGYSSDPQHLIEYPFVQQPCYQLRDYTSMESSSVSGSYNGGLEDIFTEEIRARSSEMLETDNMQRLLKTFGISGGFGNRDESIYGFSDQYEAQIDKGYMREGGRGAGKAVVGWLKLKAALRWGIFIRKKAAERRPQIVEID, encoded by the exons ATGGAAAATTCTATGAACAACAGAGGACATGGACACAATCAAGAACATGCAGACAACTTGCCAGAATCAAAGAGACAGAAGCTTCCTGCTTTGGCAAG TGTCATAGTGGAAGCTGTCAAGGTAGATAGTCTGCAGAGGCTATGCTCGTCTTTGGAACCATTATTTCGAAGAATT GTCAGTGAAGAGGTGGAACGTGCCATATCAAGGTTGGAGAACTCGAAATCTACTTCAAG ATCTACAGAACCGAATAAGATTCAAGGCCTCGATGGAAGAAATCTGCAACTTCGGTTCAGAACACGAATGCCTCCTCATTTATTCACAGGTGGGAAAGTCGAGGGAGAGCAAGGCTCAGCCATTCACGTGGTTCTTATAGATGCAAACACCGGAAATGTAATCCAAACAGGAGAAGAATCAATGACAAAGCTGAATATTGTCGTGTTAGATGGAGACTTCAATGATGAAGACGACAAAGATTGGACGAGAGAACATTTTGAGAGCTTTGAAGTGAAGGAACGCGAAGGAAAACGTCCCATCTTGACTGGTGACAGACATGTGATAATTAAAGAAGGTGTAGGAACTCTTGGAAAACTTACTTTCACTGACAATTCGAGCTGGATTAGGAGCAGAAAGTTTAGACTTGGTGTTAAGCCTGCAACGGGATTTCACATCCGTGAAGCTAAAACAGAACCATTTGCTGTTAAAGATCACAGAGGAGAAC TATACAAGAAACATTATCCACCGGTTTTACATGATGAAGTCTGGAGATTGGATAAAATAGCGAAAGATGGAGCGCTACACAAGAAGCTACTAAAATCTAACATTGTGACTGTTGAAGACTTCCTACAGATACTCATGAAGGATCCGCAGAAACTAAGAAGC TTACTTGGGAGTGGAATGTCAAATAGAATGTGGGATAACACGGTAGAGCACGCAAAGACTTGTGTCTTAGGTGGGAAACTTTACGCCTATTACACAGATCAAACACACCAGACAGCTGTTGtctttaatcatatatatgaatttcaaGGCCTAATTGCCAATGGCCACTTCTTGTCTTCGGAATCTCTTAACCATGACCAAAAG ATTTCTGCAGACACTTTGGTGAAGACTGCTTACGAGAACTGGCATAAAGTGGTTGAGTATGGCGGTAAGCTCTTGAATTGCTTACCAGTTGCTAAGAAGGGAATAAAAAGCTTGCCAGAGCCAAAAATGGCTCAGAACCATCAAACGCAGCAGAAGGCTCTGCAATGCCAACAGACTGTGAATGGCTACTCATCAGATCCTCAGCATCTGATAGAGTATCCTTTTGTCCAACAACCTTGCTATCAGTTACGAGACTACACATCGATGGAGAGTTCTTCAGTTTCAGGCTCATATAATGGAGGCCTTGAAGATATTTTCACGGAGGAAATTCGAGCGAGGAGTTCTGAGATGCTCGAGACGGATAACATGCAGAGATTGCTCAAGACATTTGGGATATCAGGCGGGTTTGGTAACAGGGATGAGTCCATTTACGGTTTCAGTGATCAGTACGAAGCTCAGATAGACAAGGGTTATATGAGAGAAGGAGGTAGAGGCGCAGGGAAAGCTGTAGTGGGATGGCTTAAGCTCAAAGCTGCATTGAGATGGGGTATCTTTATACGCAAGAAAGCTGCAGAGAGGAGGCCTCAAATTGTGGAGATCGACTAA
- a CDS encoding RNA-binding CRS1 / YhbY (CRM) domain-containing protein (RNA-binding CRS1 / YhbY (CRM) domain-containing protein; FUNCTIONS IN: RNA binding; INVOLVED IN: biological_process unknown; LOCATED IN: mitochondrion; CONTAINS InterPro DOMAIN/s: RNA-binding, CRM domain (InterPro:IPR001890); BEST Arabidopsis thaliana protein match is: RNA-binding CRS1 / YhbY (CRM) domain-containing protein (TAIR:AT5G54890.1); Has 35333 Blast hits to 34131 proteins in 2444 species: Archae - 798; Bacteria - 22429; Metazoa - 974; Fungi - 991; Plants - 531; Viruses - 0; Other Eukaryotes - 9610 (source: NCBI BLink).): MFLIRLSRHNPSSFTLLTRRLHDQTISSSRLRDLYNFQSPPPLSSSASENPDFNQKNNNKKKPKPQYRPPSSLEGVKTVHSDLPFDFRFSYTESCSNVRPIGLREPKYSPFGPDRLDREWTGVCAPAVNPKVESVDGVEDPKLEEKRRKVREKIQGASLTEAERKFLVELCQRNKTKRQVNLGRDGLTHNMLNDVYNHWKHAEAVRVKCLGVPTLDMKNVIFHLEPCCLLLQDKTFGQVVSKHSGTLVLYRGRNYDPKKRPKIPLMLWKPHEPVYPRLIKTTIDGLSIDETKAMRKKGLAVPALTKLAKNGYYGSLVPMVRDAFLVSELVRIDCLGLERKDYKKIGAKLRDLVPCILVTFDKEQVVIWRGKDYKPPKEDDEYSSFIHRESSIDSDVDLSCSRGAQDSPDETT, from the exons ATGTTCTTGATTCGTCTCTCCCGCCATAACCCATCATCTTTTACACTTCTCACGCGCCGCCTTCACGACCAAACAATTTCCTCGTCACGACTCCGAGACCTTTACAATTTTCAATCACCGCCGCCTTTGTCGTCGTCAGCCTCCGAAAATCCTGACTTTAAccagaaaaacaacaataagaaGAAGCCAAAGCCGCAGTACCGTCCACCTTCTTCGCTGGAAGGTGTGAAGACGGTTCACTCTGATCTTCCGTTCGATTTCCGGTTCAGTTACACAGAGAGTTGCTCAAATGTGAGGCCAATTGGCTTGAGAGAACCAAAGTATTCACCTTTTGGTCCTGATCGATTGGACCGGGAATGGACCGGTGTCTGTGCGCCGGCGGTTAATCCAAAGGTAGAGTCTGTTGACGGAGTGGAGGATCCGAAGctggaagagaaaagaaggaaagtgagagagaagatTCAAGGGGCATCACTCACTGAAGCTGAAAGGAAATTTCTGGTGGAGCTGTGTCAGAggaacaaaactaaaagacaAGTCAATCTTG GGCGAGATGGTTTGACTCATAATATGCTGAATGATGTCTATAATCATTGGAAACATGCTGAAGCAGTTCGGGTCAAATGTCTTGGAGTCCCAACCCTCGATATGAAGAACGTTATATTCCACCTTGAG CCGTGTTGCTTGTTGTTACAGGACAAAACGTTTGGCCAGGTAGTCTCTAAACACTCTGGTACACTTGTGTTATATAGAGGGCGAAACTACGATCCCAAGAAAAGGCCTAAGATCCCATTGATGTTGTGGAAACCTCATGAACCAGTGTACCCTAGGCTGATTAAAACAACAATTGATGGTCTAAGCATCGATGAGACCAAAGcaatgagaaagaaagggCTAGCTGTTCCTGCCTTGACAAAACTTG cCAAGAATGGTTATTACGGTAGTCTTGTTCCAATGGTGAGAGATGCTTTCCTCGTGAGTGAATTAGTACGTATTGATTGCTTGGGACTAGAGAGAAAGGATTACAAGAAAATTGGAGCAAAGCTTAGG GATTTGGTCCCTTGCATCCTGGTGACATTTGACAAGGAGCAGGTCGTGATTTGGAGAGGTAAAGACTATAAGCCAcccaaagaagatgatgaatatTCGTCCTTCATTCATCGTGAATCTTCCATAGACTCTGATGTCGATTTAAGTTGTAGCAGAGGGGCTCAAGATTCTCCTGACGAGACAACCTAG
- a CDS encoding Calcineurin-like metallo-phosphoesterase superfamily protein (Calcineurin-like metallo-phosphoesterase superfamily protein; FUNCTIONS IN: molecular_function unknown; INVOLVED IN: biological_process unknown; LOCATED IN: endomembrane system; EXPRESSED IN: 24 plant structures; EXPRESSED DURING: 15 growth stages; Has 35 Blast hits to 35 proteins in 10 species: Archae - 0; Bacteria - 0; Metazoa - 0; Fungi - 0; Plants - 35; Viruses - 0; Other Eukaryotes - 0 (source: NCBI BLink).) encodes MKQSSWGCTIFIQLSLCLIIYVSLHSGHPFFFSSDDGDNATPLDLHFISVAGGFRPLNHQTRLLRLMEKVAETYKAKFVVSSSEQGEEDPFLQNATRLSSSLKLPWYTRMKGSGYFREHIKMPFGGSLDVVFVDTGSLKQEVLGGAVNAYMISQLKGLTRILKAVDGDWRIVVGSDPLLAYTLTKEPEEPKRVARTFHQIMTKYGVVRH; translated from the exons ATGAAACAATCGTCATGGGGTTGCACAATCTTCATCCAATTATCTCTATGTCTCATCATCTATGTGTCTCTGCATTCGGGTCacccattcttcttctctagtgACGACGGTGACAATGCCACACCTCTAGATCTTCATTTCATCTCCGTTGCCGGCGGTTTCAGGCCTCTTAACCACCAAACTCGCCTTCTCCGATTG atggagaaagtTGCAGAAACTTACAAGGCCAAATTTGTTGTGAGCTCAAGtgaacaaggagaagaagatccatTCCTGCAAAAT GCGACTCGACTGTCTTCTTCACTGAAACTTCCATG GTACACTAGAATGAAAGGATCTGGATATTTCAGAGAGCACATCAAAATGCCTTTTGGTGGATCCTTGGATGTTGTTTTCGTAGACACTGGCTCACTCAAGCAG GAAGTGCTTGGTGGAGCAGTGAATGCCTATATGATCAGTCAATTGAAAGGGTTGACAAGGATTCTAAAAGCAGTAGACGGAGACTG GCGTATTGTGGTTGGATCAGACCCGTTACTCGCCTATACTCTAACTAAGGAACCAGAGGAACCTAAGAGAGTGGCAAGGACATTTCATCAAATCATGACCAAATATGGAGTGGTAAGACATTGA
- a CDS encoding Calmodulin-binding protein (Calmodulin-binding protein; FUNCTIONS IN: calmodulin binding; EXPRESSED IN: 22 plant structures; EXPRESSED DURING: 12 growth stages; CONTAINS InterPro DOMAIN/s: Calmodulin binding protein-like (InterPro:IPR012416); BEST Arabidopsis thaliana protein match is: Calmodulin-binding protein (TAIR:AT2G24300.2).), protein MENSMNNRGHGHNQEHADNLPESKRQKLPALARPNLEKPVRAINLVMMSINGQVSEEVERAISRLENSKSTSRSTEPNKIQGLDGRNLQLRFRTRMPPHLFTGGKVEGEQGSAIHVVLIDANTGNVIQTGEESMTKLNIVVLDGDFNDEDDKDWTREHFESFEVKEREGKRPILTGDRHVIIKEGVGTLGKLTFTDNSSWIRSRKFRLGVKPATGFHILYKKHYPPVLHDEVWRLDKIAKDGALHKKLLKSNIVTVEDFLQILMKDPQKLRSLLGSGMSNRMWDNTVEHAKTCVLGGKLYAYYTDQTHQTAVVFNHIYEFQGLIANGHFLSSESLNHDQKISADTLVKTAYENWHKVVEYGGKLLNCLPVAKKGIKSLPEPKMAQNHQTQQKALQCQQTVNGYSSDPQHLIEYPFVQQPCYQLRDYTSMESSSVSGSYNGGLEDIFTEEIRARSSEMLETDNMQRLLKTFGISGGFGNRDESIYGFSDQYEAQIDKGYMREGGRGAGKAVVGWLKLKAALRWGIFIRKKAAERRPQIVEID, encoded by the exons ATGGAAAATTCTATGAACAACAGAGGACATGGACACAATCAAGAACATGCAGACAACTTGCCAGAATCAAAGAGACAGAAGCTTCCTGCTTTGGCAAG ACCAAATCTTGAGAAGCCTGTAAGAGCGATAAACTTGGTAATGATGTCGATCAATGGACAGGTCAGTGAAGAGGTGGAACGTGCCATATCAAGGTTGGAGAACTCGAAATCTACTTCAAG ATCTACAGAACCGAATAAGATTCAAGGCCTCGATGGAAGAAATCTGCAACTTCGGTTCAGAACACGAATGCCTCCTCATTTATTCACAGGTGGGAAAGTCGAGGGAGAGCAAGGCTCAGCCATTCACGTGGTTCTTATAGATGCAAACACCGGAAATGTAATCCAAACAGGAGAAGAATCAATGACAAAGCTGAATATTGTCGTGTTAGATGGAGACTTCAATGATGAAGACGACAAAGATTGGACGAGAGAACATTTTGAGAGCTTTGAAGTGAAGGAACGCGAAGGAAAACGTCCCATCTTGACTGGTGACAGACATGTGATAATTAAAGAAGGTGTAGGAACTCTTGGAAAACTTACTTTCACTGACAATTCGAGCTGGATTAGGAGCAGAAAGTTTAGACTTGGTGTTAAGCCTGCAACGGGATTTCACATCC TATACAAGAAACATTATCCACCGGTTTTACATGATGAAGTCTGGAGATTGGATAAAATAGCGAAAGATGGAGCGCTACACAAGAAGCTACTAAAATCTAACATTGTGACTGTTGAAGACTTCCTACAGATACTCATGAAGGATCCGCAGAAACTAAGAAGC TTACTTGGGAGTGGAATGTCAAATAGAATGTGGGATAACACGGTAGAGCACGCAAAGACTTGTGTCTTAGGTGGGAAACTTTACGCCTATTACACAGATCAAACACACCAGACAGCTGTTGtctttaatcatatatatgaatttcaaGGCCTAATTGCCAATGGCCACTTCTTGTCTTCGGAATCTCTTAACCATGACCAAAAG ATTTCTGCAGACACTTTGGTGAAGACTGCTTACGAGAACTGGCATAAAGTGGTTGAGTATGGCGGTAAGCTCTTGAATTGCTTACCAGTTGCTAAGAAGGGAATAAAAAGCTTGCCAGAGCCAAAAATGGCTCAGAACCATCAAACGCAGCAGAAGGCTCTGCAATGCCAACAGACTGTGAATGGCTACTCATCAGATCCTCAGCATCTGATAGAGTATCCTTTTGTCCAACAACCTTGCTATCAGTTACGAGACTACACATCGATGGAGAGTTCTTCAGTTTCAGGCTCATATAATGGAGGCCTTGAAGATATTTTCACGGAGGAAATTCGAGCGAGGAGTTCTGAGATGCTCGAGACGGATAACATGCAGAGATTGCTCAAGACATTTGGGATATCAGGCGGGTTTGGTAACAGGGATGAGTCCATTTACGGTTTCAGTGATCAGTACGAAGCTCAGATAGACAAGGGTTATATGAGAGAAGGAGGTAGAGGCGCAGGGAAAGCTGTAGTGGGATGGCTTAAGCTCAAAGCTGCATTGAGATGGGGTATCTTTATACGCAAGAAAGCTGCAGAGAGGAGGCCTCAAATTGTGGAGATCGACTAA
- a CDS encoding RNA-binding CRS1 / YhbY (CRM) domain-containing protein (RNA-binding CRS1 / YhbY (CRM) domain-containing protein; FUNCTIONS IN: RNA binding; INVOLVED IN: biological_process unknown; LOCATED IN: mitochondrion; CONTAINS InterPro DOMAIN/s: RNA-binding, CRM domain (InterPro:IPR001890); BEST Arabidopsis thaliana protein match is: RNA-binding CRS1 / YhbY (CRM) domain-containing protein (TAIR:AT5G54890.1); Has 267 Blast hits to 236 proteins in 12 species: Archae - 0; Bacteria - 0; Metazoa - 0; Fungi - 0; Plants - 267; Viruses - 0; Other Eukaryotes - 0 (source: NCBI BLink).), protein MFLIRLSRHNPSSFTLLTRRLHDQTISSSRLRDLYNFQSPPPLSSSASENPDFNQKNNNKKKPKPQYRPPSSLEGVKTVHSDLPFDFRFSYTESCSNVRPIGLREPKYSPFGPDRLDREWTGVCAPAVNPKVESVDGVEDPKLEEKRRKVREKIQGASLTEAERKFLVELCQRNKTKRQVNLGRDGLTHNMLNDVYNHWKHAEAVRVKCLGVPTLDMKNVIFHLEDKTFGQVVSKHSGTLVLYRGRNYDPKKRPKIPLMLWKPHEPVYPRLIKTTIDGLSIDETKAMRKKGLAVPALTKLAKNGYYGSLVPMVRDAFLVSELVRIDCLGLERKDYKKIGAKLRDLVPCILVTFDKEQVVIWRGKDYKPPKEDDEYSSFIHRESSIDSDVDLSCSRGAQDSPDETT, encoded by the exons ATGTTCTTGATTCGTCTCTCCCGCCATAACCCATCATCTTTTACACTTCTCACGCGCCGCCTTCACGACCAAACAATTTCCTCGTCACGACTCCGAGACCTTTACAATTTTCAATCACCGCCGCCTTTGTCGTCGTCAGCCTCCGAAAATCCTGACTTTAAccagaaaaacaacaataagaaGAAGCCAAAGCCGCAGTACCGTCCACCTTCTTCGCTGGAAGGTGTGAAGACGGTTCACTCTGATCTTCCGTTCGATTTCCGGTTCAGTTACACAGAGAGTTGCTCAAATGTGAGGCCAATTGGCTTGAGAGAACCAAAGTATTCACCTTTTGGTCCTGATCGATTGGACCGGGAATGGACCGGTGTCTGTGCGCCGGCGGTTAATCCAAAGGTAGAGTCTGTTGACGGAGTGGAGGATCCGAAGctggaagagaaaagaaggaaagtgagagagaagatTCAAGGGGCATCACTCACTGAAGCTGAAAGGAAATTTCTGGTGGAGCTGTGTCAGAggaacaaaactaaaagacaAGTCAATCTTG GGCGAGATGGTTTGACTCATAATATGCTGAATGATGTCTATAATCATTGGAAACATGCTGAAGCAGTTCGGGTCAAATGTCTTGGAGTCCCAACCCTCGATATGAAGAACGTTATATTCCACCTTGAG GACAAAACGTTTGGCCAGGTAGTCTCTAAACACTCTGGTACACTTGTGTTATATAGAGGGCGAAACTACGATCCCAAGAAAAGGCCTAAGATCCCATTGATGTTGTGGAAACCTCATGAACCAGTGTACCCTAGGCTGATTAAAACAACAATTGATGGTCTAAGCATCGATGAGACCAAAGcaatgagaaagaaagggCTAGCTGTTCCTGCCTTGACAAAACTTG cCAAGAATGGTTATTACGGTAGTCTTGTTCCAATGGTGAGAGATGCTTTCCTCGTGAGTGAATTAGTACGTATTGATTGCTTGGGACTAGAGAGAAAGGATTACAAGAAAATTGGAGCAAAGCTTAGG GATTTGGTCCCTTGCATCCTGGTGACATTTGACAAGGAGCAGGTCGTGATTTGGAGAGGTAAAGACTATAAGCCAcccaaagaagatgatgaatatTCGTCCTTCATTCATCGTGAATCTTCCATAGACTCTGATGTCGATTTAAGTTGTAGCAGAGGGGCTCAAGATTCTCCTGACGAGACAACCTAG
- the NKS1 gene encoding ubiquitin-associated protein (DUF1068) (Protein of unknown function (DUF1068); FUNCTIONS IN: molecular_function unknown; INVOLVED IN: biological_process unknown; LOCATED IN: endomembrane system; EXPRESSED IN: 22 plant structures; EXPRESSED DURING: 13 growth stages; CONTAINS InterPro DOMAIN/s: Protein of unknown function DUF1068 (InterPro:IPR010471); BEST Arabidopsis thaliana protein match is: Protein of unknown function (DUF1068) (TAIR:AT2G24290.1); Has 30201 Blast hits to 17322 proteins in 780 species: Archae - 12; Bacteria - 1396; Metazoa - 17338; Fungi - 3422; Plants - 5037; Viruses - 0; Other Eukaryotes - 2996 (source: NCBI BLink).): protein MPRRSGDCMRCLVIFAVVSALVVCGPALYWKFNKGFVGSTRANSLCPPCVCDCPPPLSLLQIAPGLANLSITDCGSDDPELKQEMEKQFVDLLTEELKLQEAVADEHSRHMNVTLAEAKRVASQYQKEAEKCNAATEICESARERAEALLIKERKITSLWEKRARQSGWEGE, encoded by the exons ATGCCTCGTCGATCCGGAGATTGCATGAGATGTCTGGTGATTTTCGCGGTTGTATCAGCTTTAGTTGTGTGTGGACCTGCTCTTTATTGGAAATTCAACAAGGGTTTCGTTGGATCCACACGTGCCAACTCTCTTTGTCCTCCTTGCGTTTGTGATTGTCCTCCTCCTTTGTCTCTTCTCCAGATTGCTCCTG gGCTCGCAAATCTCTCTATTACAG ATTGTGGAAGCGACGATCCAGAGCTTAAacaagagatggagaagcaaTTTGTGGACCTTCTGACTGAGGAGCTGAAGCTGCAAGAAGCAGTTGCAGATGAGCATAGCCGTCATATGAATGTTACCCTTGCAGAAGCTAAAAGGGTTGCATCTCAGTATCAAAAGGAGGCTGAGAAGTGCAATGCCGCCACTGAGATTTGTGAATCAGCTAGAGAGAGAGCTGAAGCTTTGTTGATCAAGGAGAGGAAGATTACTTCTTTGTGGGAGAAGAGAGCTCGGCAATCAGGTTGGGAAGGTGAGTAA
- a CDS encoding Calcineurin-like metallo-phosphoesterase superfamily protein (Calcineurin-like metallo-phosphoesterase superfamily protein; FUNCTIONS IN: molecular_function unknown; INVOLVED IN: biological_process unknown; LOCATED IN: endomembrane system; EXPRESSED IN: 24 plant structures; EXPRESSED DURING: 15 growth stages; Has 30201 Blast hits to 17322 proteins in 780 species: Archae - 12; Bacteria - 1396; Metazoa - 17338; Fungi - 3422; Plants - 5037; Viruses - 0; Other Eukaryotes - 2996 (source: NCBI BLink).) produces MKQSSWGCTIFIQLSLCLIIYVSLHSGHPFFFSSDDGDNATPLDLHFISVAGGFRPLNHQTRLLRLMEKVAETYKAKFVVSSSEQGEEDPFLQNATRLSSSLKLPWYTRMKGSGYFREHIKMPFGGSLDVVFVDTGSLKQEVLGGAVNAYMISQLKGLTRILKAVDGDWRIVVGSDPLLAYTLTKEPEEPKRVARTFHQIMTKYGVNLYISEKGCTRGGSNESLTCITVPNQQENQGPTNNSKREREDGFLLHRVSFSEFVTYTINSSGEVIDTKLVKQKGKETI; encoded by the exons ATGAAACAATCGTCATGGGGTTGCACAATCTTCATCCAATTATCTCTATGTCTCATCATCTATGTGTCTCTGCATTCGGGTCacccattcttcttctctagtgACGACGGTGACAATGCCACACCTCTAGATCTTCATTTCATCTCCGTTGCCGGCGGTTTCAGGCCTCTTAACCACCAAACTCGCCTTCTCCGATTG atggagaaagtTGCAGAAACTTACAAGGCCAAATTTGTTGTGAGCTCAAGtgaacaaggagaagaagatccatTCCTGCAAAAT GCGACTCGACTGTCTTCTTCACTGAAACTTCCATG GTACACTAGAATGAAAGGATCTGGATATTTCAGAGAGCACATCAAAATGCCTTTTGGTGGATCCTTGGATGTTGTTTTCGTAGACACTGGCTCACTCAAGCAG GAAGTGCTTGGTGGAGCAGTGAATGCCTATATGATCAGTCAATTGAAAGGGTTGACAAGGATTCTAAAAGCAGTAGACGGAGACTG GCGTATTGTGGTTGGATCAGACCCGTTACTCGCCTATACTCTAACTAAGGAACCAGAGGAACCTAAGAGAGTGGCAAGGACATTTCATCAAATCATGACCAAATATGGAGTG AACTTATATATAAGCGAAAAAGGCTGCACAAGGGGAGGCAGCAACGAGAGCTTGACTTGCATTACGGTTCCTAATCAACAAGAGAACCAAGGTCCAACGAATAATAGTAAGAG agAAAGGGAAGAtgggtttcttcttcacagaGTTAGCTTCTCAGAGTTT GTTACTTATACTATCAACTCATCAGGAGAAGTCATTGACACAAAATTAGTTAAGCAGAAAGGCAAAGAGACCATCTAA
- a CDS encoding Calcineurin-like metallo-phosphoesterase superfamily protein yields MEKVAETYKAKFVVSSSEQGEEDPFLQNATRLSSSLKLPWYTRMKGSGYFREHIKMPFGGSLDVVFVDTGSLKQEVLGGAVNAYMISQLKGLTRILKAVDGDWRIVVGSDPLLAYTLTKEPEEPKRVARTFHQIMTKYGVNLYISEKGCTRGGSNESLTCITVPNQQENQGPTNNSKREREDGFLLHRVSFSEFVTYTINSSGEVIDTKLVKQKGKETI; encoded by the exons atggagaaagtTGCAGAAACTTACAAGGCCAAATTTGTTGTGAGCTCAAGtgaacaaggagaagaagatccatTCCTGCAAAAT GCGACTCGACTGTCTTCTTCACTGAAACTTCCATG GTACACTAGAATGAAAGGATCTGGATATTTCAGAGAGCACATCAAAATGCCTTTTGGTGGATCCTTGGATGTTGTTTTCGTAGACACTGGCTCACTCAAGCAG GAAGTGCTTGGTGGAGCAGTGAATGCCTATATGATCAGTCAATTGAAAGGGTTGACAAGGATTCTAAAAGCAGTAGACGGAGACTG GCGTATTGTGGTTGGATCAGACCCGTTACTCGCCTATACTCTAACTAAGGAACCAGAGGAACCTAAGAGAGTGGCAAGGACATTTCATCAAATCATGACCAAATATGGAGTG AACTTATATATAAGCGAAAAAGGCTGCACAAGGGGAGGCAGCAACGAGAGCTTGACTTGCATTACGGTTCCTAATCAACAAGAGAACCAAGGTCCAACGAATAATAGTAAGAG agAAAGGGAAGAtgggtttcttcttcacagaGTTAGCTTCTCAGAGTTT GTTACTTATACTATCAACTCATCAGGAGAAGTCATTGACACAAAATTAGTTAAGCAGAAAGGCAAAGAGACCATCTAA